A genomic segment from Syntrophotalea acetylenivorans encodes:
- a CDS encoding single-stranded DNA-binding protein, whose translation MAEICSQDLIKGSQVYIEGKLQTRSYDDRNGNKRHITEVIASQMQVLSQPKKFKGFASEEISPEEIAIFGYPPSENGEVPLDVPPF comes from the coding sequence CTGGCAGAAATATGTAGTCAGGATTTAATAAAGGGATCACAGGTTTACATAGAAGGAAAGCTGCAAACACGGTCATATGATGATCGCAATGGAAATAAGAGGCACATCACTGAGGTTATAGCAAGCCAGATGCAAGTCCTTTCACAGCCTAAAAAGTTTAAAGGTTTTGCATCTGAAGAAATTTCCCCAGAGGAGATAGCTATTTTTGGCTATCCTCCGTCAGAAAATGGAGAAGTACCTCTTGATGTCCCTCCTTTTTAA